A single genomic interval of Macadamia integrifolia cultivar HAES 741 chromosome 6, SCU_Mint_v3, whole genome shotgun sequence harbors:
- the LOC122081606 gene encoding probable amidase At4g34880 translates to MISSQYHSIPLSFLLPSTLFILILSTSSAFTIKEATIQDLQLAFKHNSLTSRKVVQFYLHEIHKLNPLLRGVIEVNPDALGEAYKADEERKATLKGGLPELPALHGIPVLLKDNIASKDKLNTTAGSYALLGSVVPRDAGVVRKLRKSGAIILGKASLTEWANFRSIGMPSGWSARGGQGQVSHRVQNFCGSPWLQIFLCACALRACF, encoded by the coding sequence ATGATTTCTTCCCAGTACCACTcaattcctctttcctttcttcttccctcaacCCTTTTCATCCTAATCCTCTCCACTTCCTCTGCTTTCACCATCAAAGAAGCCACAATACAAGACCTCCAATTAGCTTTCAAACACAACTCACTAACCTCAAGAAAAGTAGTTCAGTTCTACCTCCATGAGATTCACAAGCTTAACCCTCTCCTCCGAGGTGTTATCGAGGTTAACCCTGATGCTTTGGGTGAGGCTTATAAGGCCGACGAAGAACGGAAGGCGACATTGAAAGGAGGGTTACCGGAGTTGCCGGCGCTGCACGGGATTCCGGTACTGCTCAAGGACAATATAGCTAGTAAGGACAAGCTCAACACGACGGCCGGGTCGTATGCGCTGCTGGGATCGGTGGTTCCACGCGATGCTGGTGTTGTGAGGAAGCTGAGGAAGTCTGGAGCAATCATTTTGGGAAAGGCTAGCCTTACTGAGTGGGCTAATTTCCGCTCGATTGGAATGCCTAGCGGGTGGAGCGCTAGAGGCGGCCAAGGACAGGTGAGTCACCGAGTTCAGAATTTTTGTGGTTCTCCTTGGCTTCAAATCTTTCTTTGTGCATGTGCGTTGCGGGCATGTttctaa
- the LOC122081604 gene encoding probable amidase At4g34880: MISSQYHSIPLSLLLPSTLFILILSTSSAFTIKEATIQDLQLAFKHNSLTSRKLVQFYLHEIHKLNPLLRGVIEVNPDALGEAYKADEERKATLKGGLPELPALHGIPVLLKDNIASKDKLNTTAGSYALLGSVVPRDAGVVRKLRKSGAIILGKASLTEWANFRSIGMPSGWSARGGQGQNPYVLSAGPCGSSSGSAISVAANMVAVSLGTETDGSILCPSSFNSVVGIKPTVGLTSRAGVVPITPRQDTVGPICRTVSDAVYVLDAIVGFDPNDAEATKDASKFIPHGGYKQFLNASRLKGKRLGIVRNPFFSFSNGSVIAETFENHFHILSQRGATLVDNLKITNIDMIFTNSGEDTATSAEFKLALNSYLKELVASPVRSLAQVIAFNRKFSDLEMIKEYGQDVFLKSEKTNGIGKAEKAALFNMKRLTRDGFEKLMKKNKLDALVAPNSGIAVVLAIGGFPGISVPAGYDQKGVPYGIFFGGLKGSEPKLIEIAYAFEQATKVRKPPIHQTMPSH; encoded by the exons ATGATTTCCTCCCAGTACCACTCAAttcctctttcccttcttcttccctcaacCCTCTTCATCCTAATCCTCTCCACTTCCTCTGCTTTCACCATCAAAGAAGCCACAATACAAGACCTCCAATTAGCTTTCAAACACAACTCACTAACCTCAAGAAAGCTAGTTCAGTTCTACCTCCATGAGATTCACAAGCTTAACCCTCTCCTCCGAGGTGTTATCGAGGTTAACCCTGATGCTTTGGGTGAGGCTTATAAGGCCGACGAAGAAAGGAAGGCGACATTGAAAGGAGGGTTACCGGAGTTGCCGGCGCTGCACGGGATTCCGGTACTGCTCAAGGACAATATAGCTAGTAAGGACAAGCTCAACACGACGGCCGGGTCGTATGCGCTGCTGGGATCGGTGGTTCCACGCGATGCTGGTGTTGTGAGGAAGCTGAGGAAGTCTGGAGCAATCATTTTGGGAAAGGCTAGCCTTACTGAGTGGGCTAATTTCCGCTCGATTGGAATGCCTAGCGGGTGGAGCGCTAGAGGCGGCCAAGGACAG AATCCCTATGTTCTATCAGCCGGCCCATGTGGCTCAAGCAGTGGATCTGCTATATCAGTGGCAGCAAATATGGTGGCAGTATCATTAGGGACAGAGACAGATGGTTCAATCCTTTGTCCATCCAGTTTTAATTCAGTAGTCGGAATCAAGCCCACTGTTGGACTCACTAGCCGGGCTGGGGTTGTCCCAATCACTCCAAGACAAGACACTGTTGG ACCAATCTGCCGCACAGTTTCGGATGCAGTATATGTATTAGATGCAATTGTGGGATTTGACCCAAATGATGCTGAAGCAACCAAAGATGCATCAAAGTTCATTCCTCATGGTGGCTACAAACAGTTTTTGAATGCAAGCAGGCTTAAAGGGAAGAGACTGGGAATAGTGAGGAATCCATTCTTTAGCTTCTCCAATGGCTCAGTCATTGCTGAAACTTTCGAGAATCATTTTCACATTTTAAG CCAAAGAGGTGCTACTTTGGTAGACAATTTGAAAATAACCAACATCGACATGATATTCACTAATAGTGGAGAAGACACTGCAACGTCTGCTGAGTTCAAGCTAGCCTTAAATTCCTACCTAAAAGAGCTGGTTGCTTCTCCAGTCAGATCTTTGGCTCAAGTTATAGCCTTCAACAGGAAATTCTCAGATCTG GAAATGATCAAAGAATATGGACAAGACGTCTTTTTGAAATCTGAGAAAACGAATGGTATAGGCAAGGCAGAAAAAGCAGCGTTGTTCAATATGAAAAGATTGACAAGAGATGGGTTTGAGAAACTAAtgaagaagaataaattggATGCTTTGGTAGCACCAAACAGTGGAATTGCTGTTGTTCTTGCAATTGGGGGATTTCCAGGAATTAGTGTTCCGGCTGGATATGATCAGAAAGGTGTGCCTTATGGCATTTTCTTTGGAGGGTTGAAGGGTTCAGAGCCAAAGTTGATTGAGATTGCTTATGCATTTGAGCAAGCTACCAAGGTCAGGAAACCACCCATACACCAAACCATGCCATCTCACTAG
- the LOC122081425 gene encoding uncharacterized protein LOC122081425: protein MASVGGGGEEVATVSPKSRVKFLCSHGGKIMPRPNDGQLKYVGGETRVVACPRDIGFSELMKKLAAIAEDEVVLKYQLIPEDMDVLVSVTCDEDLNHMLHEYDRHETQLSEGGSTPRLRTFLFPSHPPLLAKNQTTINHMANNVLEQRYIDALNVIRSPSFNIRSSISGINRPTISSAGSSPRSIIPEGSTIDGIIPHNYHRVSSSPSLSSLAKENHHGHQMQQHAHPHYPPPRLHCPYSNGCGHGRAAPPAVSLGRSDFGSRSHGHVPPRYFSPTRRLSGNWGCSFGPIDEGGCIYRSGEFEKEETKLHHSSMKQTWES from the exons atggCATCGGTTGGTGGTGGCGGAGAGGAAGTGGCGACGGTGTCGCCGAAGAGTCGCGTGAAGTTCTTGTGTAGCCACGGTGGAAAGATAATGCCCAGGCCTAACGATGGCCAGCTCAAGTACGTTGGCGGCGAGACACGTGTCGTTGCCTGCCCTCGTGACATTGGTTTCTCAG AGCTAATGAAGAAGCTTGCTGCTATAGCTGAAGATGAAGTAGTACTGAAGTACCAATTGATACCGGAAGACATGGATGTCTTAGTTTCTGTAACATGCGATGAAGACCTCAACCACATGCTTCACGAATATGATCGCCATGAGACACAATTATCCGAAGGTGGCAGTACCCCGAGGCTTCGTACCTTCTTGTTCCCTTCACACCCACCTCTACTAGCCAAAAACCAAACGACCATCAACCATATGGCGAACAATGTGCTCGAACAACGTTACATTGATGCACTCAACGTTATACGTAGCCCTAGTTTTAACATAAGAAGTAGCATTAGTGGTATTAACCGTCCGACAATCTCGTCGGCGGGATCATCACCAAGATCCATTATCCCCGAAGGAAGTACAATTGATGGAATCATACCACACAATTACCATAGAGTCAGTAGCTCTCCTAGTCTTAGTAGCCTCGCAAAGGAAAACCACCATGGTCACCAAATGCAACAACATGCACACCCTCACTACCCTCCACCAAGGCTACATTGCCCGTATTCAAATGGATGTGGACATGGAAGGGCTGCGCCTCCCGCGGTCTCACTTGGCCGGAGTGATTTTGGAAGCAGAAGCCATGGTCATGTTCCTCCTCGGTATTTCTCGCCGACTAGACGGCTATCAGGCAATTGGGGCTGCAGTTTTGGACCAATTGACGAAGGTGGCTGCATTTACAGGAGTGGAGAGTTTGAGAAGGAGGAGACCAAGCTACACCACTCTTCTATGAAACAGACATGGGAAAGTTGA